In the genome of Amaranthus tricolor cultivar Red isolate AtriRed21 chromosome 15, ASM2621246v1, whole genome shotgun sequence, one region contains:
- the LOC130801236 gene encoding E3 ubiquitin ligase PQT3-like isoform X3, with translation MTCDLKFNLPLPLSKTLFSSFSFSLFNCCVLSIVAVPPRSTVVVGVHRSKAFRACFSGHNSDPEMTSLLNLVSIDKDDEDEKIKKLVETSSLIFCNSHTRHDLGRGFGRSRKTPPVSYVCRRCNIPGHYIKHCPTNGDPNYDIKKVILPTGIPKSMLLSTKDGPYTLPTGSAVVVKPNEDVFDKEMEGISSSGSNRNLPPELHCPLCKKVMQDAVISSKCCFESFCDKCIRDHIISKSMCVCGERNVLADNLLPNKTLRDTIKRFLESGTSSSDNGGSTVHQARPRITSSTQSVASLKLPSLTEQTSNVSHAPQKQNVAPQPQAQPLLAAEGKIREVQDVTEVKHGSVTMKKPVEEELQQTVTNVKTGKKNMPLHTNEMQWMDLQHGMNGHMGLPLFNPYWPRMQLATDSFTRPFGGYMPYNMGYGLGPSDMPFGHYITPDCYLGAQGFMIPPHQSSDSPMNYYDYGSETRSNACVPPEKSQLVRRLYYHFCSLWLCNFNFTTTFICLFATPTLQQNTSFYIYLIVIFVWNLVNWVALVIFSSATVDSF, from the exons ATGACCTGTGATTTAAAATTCAATCTGCCTCTCCCACTTTCTAAAACCCTATTTTCATCTTTTAGTTTCTCTCTCTTTAATTGCTGTGTTCTCTCAATCGTTGCTGTCCCTCCTCGATCCACCGTTGTTGTTGGTGTTCATCGCTCAAAAGCTTTTCGTGCTTGCTTTTCAG GTCACAATTCCGATCCTGAGATGACATCACTACTTAATCTAGTTTCCATCGATAAAGATGACGAGGATGAAAAGATCAAAAAATTGGTCGAAACATCTTCTTTGATCTTTTGCAATAGTCACACTCGTCATGACTTAGGGCGAGGTTTTGGAAGAAGTAGGAAAACACCTCCAGTAAGCTATGTCTGTCGTAGGTGTAATATTCCTG GTCATTATATTAAACACTGCCCAACAAATGGAGACCCGAATTATGACATTAAGAAAGTGATACTTCCTACTGGTATTCCAAAGTCGATGCTTTTGTCTACAAAAGATGGCCCGTACACACTTCCGACTGGCTCTGCGGTTGTTGTGAAGCCTAATGA GGATGTCTTTGACAAGGAAATGGAAGGTATATCTTCTTCGGGTTCTAATCGAAATCTTCCACCAGAACTCCATTGTCCACTCTGCAAAAAAGTTATGCAAGATGCGGTCATATCCAGCAAGTGCTGTTTTGAGAGCTTCTGCGACAaat GTATCAGAGATCATATTATCTCAAAATCAATGTGTGTCTGTGGGGAAAGAAATGTACTTGCAGATAATCTTCTTCCAAATAAAACTCTGCGGGATACAATCAAGCGCTTCTTAGAGTCTGGTACCAGCAGCTCAGATAATGGAGGAAGTACTGTTCATCAAGCTCGACCTAGGATCACATCGTCTACCCAATCGGTCGCATCACTAAAGCTACCTTCACTTACCGAACAAACCTCAAATGTTTCTCATGCTCCACAGAAGCAGAATGTGGCTCCACAGCCGCAAGCACAACCACTACTTGCTGCTGAAGGAAAGATCAGGGAAGTTCAAGATGTAACTGAAGTTAAACATGGATCTGTCACAATGAAGAAACCTGTTGAGGAAGAATTGCAGCAAACAGTGACTAATGTCAAAACAG GAAAGAAAAATATGCCGCTGCATACAAATG AGATGCAATGGATGGATTTACAACATGGTATGAATGGACATATGGGCCTTCCTCTCTTCAACCCTTACTGGCCCAGAATGCAACTTGCAACGGATAGTTTCACGCGCCCCTTTGGTGGTTATATGCCATATAACATGGGCTACGGTCTAGGGCCTTCGGATATGCCTTTTGGCCATTATATTACTCCAGATTGTTATCTTGGTGCTCAAGGGTTTATGATTCCTCCTCATCAAAG CAGCGATTCTCCAAtgaattattatgattatggaAGCGAAACAAGAAGCAATGCCTGTGTTCCGCCTGAGAAGTCTCAACTCGTACGTCGTTTGTATTATCATTTTTGTTCTCTCTGgctttgtaattttaattttactacAACATTTATTTGCTTATTTGCTACTCCTACTTTGCAACAGAACACTTCATTTTATATATActtgattgttatttttgtatGGAATCTGGTTAATTGGGTTGCTCTTGTGATCTTCTCCAGTGCTACTGTGGATAGTTTCTAA
- the LOC130801236 gene encoding E3 ubiquitin ligase PQT3-like isoform X2, whose protein sequence is MTCDLKFNLPLPLSKTLFSSFSFSLFNCCVLSIVAVPPRSTVVVGVHRSKAFRACFSGHNSDPEMTSLLNLVSIDKDDEDEKIKKLVETSSLIFCNSHTRHDLGRGFGRSRKTPPVSYVCRRCNIPGHYIKHCPTNGDPNYDIKKVILPTGIPKSMLLSTKDGPYTLPTGSAVVVKPNEDVFDKEMEGISSSGSNRNLPPELHCPLCKKVMQDAVISSKCCFESFCDKCIRDHIISKSMCVCGERNVLADNLLPNKTLRDTIKRFLESGTSSSDNGGSTVHQARPRITSSTQSVASLKLPSLTEQTSNVSHAPQKQNVAPQPQAQPLLAAEGKIREVQDVTEVKHGSVTMKKPVEEELQQTVTNVKTGKKNMPLHTNAAEMQWMDLQHGMNGHMGLPLFNPYWPRMQLATDSFTRPFGGYMPYNMGYGLGPSDMPFGHYITPDCYLGAQGFMIPPHQSDSPMNYYDYGSETRSNACVPPEKSQLVRRLYYHFCSLWLCNFNFTTTFICLFATPTLQQNTSFYIYLIVIFVWNLVNWVALVIFSSATVDSF, encoded by the exons ATGACCTGTGATTTAAAATTCAATCTGCCTCTCCCACTTTCTAAAACCCTATTTTCATCTTTTAGTTTCTCTCTCTTTAATTGCTGTGTTCTCTCAATCGTTGCTGTCCCTCCTCGATCCACCGTTGTTGTTGGTGTTCATCGCTCAAAAGCTTTTCGTGCTTGCTTTTCAG GTCACAATTCCGATCCTGAGATGACATCACTACTTAATCTAGTTTCCATCGATAAAGATGACGAGGATGAAAAGATCAAAAAATTGGTCGAAACATCTTCTTTGATCTTTTGCAATAGTCACACTCGTCATGACTTAGGGCGAGGTTTTGGAAGAAGTAGGAAAACACCTCCAGTAAGCTATGTCTGTCGTAGGTGTAATATTCCTG GTCATTATATTAAACACTGCCCAACAAATGGAGACCCGAATTATGACATTAAGAAAGTGATACTTCCTACTGGTATTCCAAAGTCGATGCTTTTGTCTACAAAAGATGGCCCGTACACACTTCCGACTGGCTCTGCGGTTGTTGTGAAGCCTAATGA GGATGTCTTTGACAAGGAAATGGAAGGTATATCTTCTTCGGGTTCTAATCGAAATCTTCCACCAGAACTCCATTGTCCACTCTGCAAAAAAGTTATGCAAGATGCGGTCATATCCAGCAAGTGCTGTTTTGAGAGCTTCTGCGACAaat GTATCAGAGATCATATTATCTCAAAATCAATGTGTGTCTGTGGGGAAAGAAATGTACTTGCAGATAATCTTCTTCCAAATAAAACTCTGCGGGATACAATCAAGCGCTTCTTAGAGTCTGGTACCAGCAGCTCAGATAATGGAGGAAGTACTGTTCATCAAGCTCGACCTAGGATCACATCGTCTACCCAATCGGTCGCATCACTAAAGCTACCTTCACTTACCGAACAAACCTCAAATGTTTCTCATGCTCCACAGAAGCAGAATGTGGCTCCACAGCCGCAAGCACAACCACTACTTGCTGCTGAAGGAAAGATCAGGGAAGTTCAAGATGTAACTGAAGTTAAACATGGATCTGTCACAATGAAGAAACCTGTTGAGGAAGAATTGCAGCAAACAGTGACTAATGTCAAAACAG GAAAGAAAAATATGCCGCTGCATACAAATG CTGCAGAGATGCAATGGATGGATTTACAACATGGTATGAATGGACATATGGGCCTTCCTCTCTTCAACCCTTACTGGCCCAGAATGCAACTTGCAACGGATAGTTTCACGCGCCCCTTTGGTGGTTATATGCCATATAACATGGGCTACGGTCTAGGGCCTTCGGATATGCCTTTTGGCCATTATATTACTCCAGATTGTTATCTTGGTGCTCAAGGGTTTATGATTCCTCCTCATCAAAG CGATTCTCCAAtgaattattatgattatggaAGCGAAACAAGAAGCAATGCCTGTGTTCCGCCTGAGAAGTCTCAACTCGTACGTCGTTTGTATTATCATTTTTGTTCTCTCTGgctttgtaattttaattttactacAACATTTATTTGCTTATTTGCTACTCCTACTTTGCAACAGAACACTTCATTTTATATATActtgattgttatttttgtatGGAATCTGGTTAATTGGGTTGCTCTTGTGATCTTCTCCAGTGCTACTGTGGATAGTTTCTAA
- the LOC130801236 gene encoding E3 ubiquitin ligase PQT3-like isoform X1, which translates to MTCDLKFNLPLPLSKTLFSSFSFSLFNCCVLSIVAVPPRSTVVVGVHRSKAFRACFSGHNSDPEMTSLLNLVSIDKDDEDEKIKKLVETSSLIFCNSHTRHDLGRGFGRSRKTPPVSYVCRRCNIPGHYIKHCPTNGDPNYDIKKVILPTGIPKSMLLSTKDGPYTLPTGSAVVVKPNEDVFDKEMEGISSSGSNRNLPPELHCPLCKKVMQDAVISSKCCFESFCDKCIRDHIISKSMCVCGERNVLADNLLPNKTLRDTIKRFLESGTSSSDNGGSTVHQARPRITSSTQSVASLKLPSLTEQTSNVSHAPQKQNVAPQPQAQPLLAAEGKIREVQDVTEVKHGSVTMKKPVEEELQQTVTNVKTGKKNMPLHTNAAEMQWMDLQHGMNGHMGLPLFNPYWPRMQLATDSFTRPFGGYMPYNMGYGLGPSDMPFGHYITPDCYLGAQGFMIPPHQSSDSPMNYYDYGSETRSNACVPPEKSQLVRRLYYHFCSLWLCNFNFTTTFICLFATPTLQQNTSFYIYLIVIFVWNLVNWVALVIFSSATVDSF; encoded by the exons ATGACCTGTGATTTAAAATTCAATCTGCCTCTCCCACTTTCTAAAACCCTATTTTCATCTTTTAGTTTCTCTCTCTTTAATTGCTGTGTTCTCTCAATCGTTGCTGTCCCTCCTCGATCCACCGTTGTTGTTGGTGTTCATCGCTCAAAAGCTTTTCGTGCTTGCTTTTCAG GTCACAATTCCGATCCTGAGATGACATCACTACTTAATCTAGTTTCCATCGATAAAGATGACGAGGATGAAAAGATCAAAAAATTGGTCGAAACATCTTCTTTGATCTTTTGCAATAGTCACACTCGTCATGACTTAGGGCGAGGTTTTGGAAGAAGTAGGAAAACACCTCCAGTAAGCTATGTCTGTCGTAGGTGTAATATTCCTG GTCATTATATTAAACACTGCCCAACAAATGGAGACCCGAATTATGACATTAAGAAAGTGATACTTCCTACTGGTATTCCAAAGTCGATGCTTTTGTCTACAAAAGATGGCCCGTACACACTTCCGACTGGCTCTGCGGTTGTTGTGAAGCCTAATGA GGATGTCTTTGACAAGGAAATGGAAGGTATATCTTCTTCGGGTTCTAATCGAAATCTTCCACCAGAACTCCATTGTCCACTCTGCAAAAAAGTTATGCAAGATGCGGTCATATCCAGCAAGTGCTGTTTTGAGAGCTTCTGCGACAaat GTATCAGAGATCATATTATCTCAAAATCAATGTGTGTCTGTGGGGAAAGAAATGTACTTGCAGATAATCTTCTTCCAAATAAAACTCTGCGGGATACAATCAAGCGCTTCTTAGAGTCTGGTACCAGCAGCTCAGATAATGGAGGAAGTACTGTTCATCAAGCTCGACCTAGGATCACATCGTCTACCCAATCGGTCGCATCACTAAAGCTACCTTCACTTACCGAACAAACCTCAAATGTTTCTCATGCTCCACAGAAGCAGAATGTGGCTCCACAGCCGCAAGCACAACCACTACTTGCTGCTGAAGGAAAGATCAGGGAAGTTCAAGATGTAACTGAAGTTAAACATGGATCTGTCACAATGAAGAAACCTGTTGAGGAAGAATTGCAGCAAACAGTGACTAATGTCAAAACAG GAAAGAAAAATATGCCGCTGCATACAAATG CTGCAGAGATGCAATGGATGGATTTACAACATGGTATGAATGGACATATGGGCCTTCCTCTCTTCAACCCTTACTGGCCCAGAATGCAACTTGCAACGGATAGTTTCACGCGCCCCTTTGGTGGTTATATGCCATATAACATGGGCTACGGTCTAGGGCCTTCGGATATGCCTTTTGGCCATTATATTACTCCAGATTGTTATCTTGGTGCTCAAGGGTTTATGATTCCTCCTCATCAAAG CAGCGATTCTCCAAtgaattattatgattatggaAGCGAAACAAGAAGCAATGCCTGTGTTCCGCCTGAGAAGTCTCAACTCGTACGTCGTTTGTATTATCATTTTTGTTCTCTCTGgctttgtaattttaattttactacAACATTTATTTGCTTATTTGCTACTCCTACTTTGCAACAGAACACTTCATTTTATATATActtgattgttatttttgtatGGAATCTGGTTAATTGGGTTGCTCTTGTGATCTTCTCCAGTGCTACTGTGGATAGTTTCTAA